A portion of the ANME-2 cluster archaeon genome contains these proteins:
- a CDS encoding cation:proton antiporter: MTESAFLLATLAVVLLIGIGAQVLSRIFKMPSIVFLLAFGIILGPEILNVVDTSNFQNELEAIVALSIAIIVFDGGMQINIKQMKKLQKSIGNLITYGVLITFIGASLSAHFLLNIDPGMSMLYGALVSATGPTVITPLVKQIHVTRKISKTLEAEGVLNDPVSVILAALVFEFMLLGLPTVDALGSLAMRLSMGLILGIVGGVILAYILQNITMITAQYARLFTLTAVLLTFSGAERYGDGSGILAVAVFGIIIGSTDIAHKESIKEFKGDLVIILLSIIFILLASLIRFEYIINLGVWGVVVILILMFVIRPVAVFVSTAGSNMSFREKAFISIISPRGIVPASMVTYFAIRMQNLNVIPGNDGVDMLVGLVFLTVIFSVVWPGLFAGRIARKIGVIPMEIMIIGGGGVGRELAQRLDKRGENVVVIDTDEKNCQKVMELGIKTVHGDGNDINILEKAGIRHAKYIVATTDKDNVNLLSCQLAKSKFGFSGNMLVARVNDPNNLPLFTEMGIRAMSPVKSTTIILENMIGRHDLFTMCEVGHQGDIIEIEISNPKVIGKAIKDVKIPRDSLIVLVRRGDISIIAHGDTILHEGDHVTIIGQAGVASEAAGLLS; encoded by the coding sequence ATGACAGAATCTGCATTCTTGTTAGCCACCCTGGCTGTTGTACTGTTAATCGGTATTGGCGCCCAGGTGCTATCCCGTATCTTCAAGATGCCCAGTATCGTATTTCTTCTGGCTTTTGGTATCATACTTGGGCCTGAAATCCTTAATGTTGTAGATACATCAAATTTCCAGAATGAACTTGAAGCGATAGTAGCACTTTCAATAGCAATTATCGTCTTTGATGGTGGAATGCAGATAAACATCAAACAGATGAAAAAACTGCAAAAAAGCATTGGTAACCTGATAACATATGGTGTCCTCATAACATTTATTGGGGCTTCACTATCAGCACATTTTCTTTTAAACATAGATCCTGGCATGAGCATGCTCTATGGTGCTCTGGTCTCAGCTACCGGACCTACCGTAATAACACCACTGGTAAAGCAGATACACGTTACCAGGAAGATCAGCAAGACACTTGAAGCCGAAGGTGTGCTGAATGACCCTGTCAGTGTTATCCTTGCAGCACTGGTTTTTGAATTTATGCTGCTAGGCCTGCCAACTGTCGATGCATTGGGATCACTGGCAATGAGACTGAGCATGGGCCTTATACTCGGTATTGTTGGCGGTGTAATTCTCGCCTATATCCTGCAAAACATAACCATGATCACTGCCCAGTATGCCCGGTTATTTACCCTTACTGCAGTATTGTTGACCTTTTCAGGAGCAGAAAGATACGGGGACGGCTCGGGTATACTGGCAGTGGCGGTATTTGGCATTATTATAGGGTCAACCGACATAGCACATAAAGAGTCCATTAAAGAGTTCAAAGGTGACCTGGTAATAATATTACTGTCAATTATCTTTATATTGCTGGCATCATTGATTCGCTTTGAATACATAATTAATCTCGGAGTGTGGGGTGTGGTAGTAATCCTGATATTGATGTTTGTCATCAGGCCTGTTGCAGTATTTGTATCCACTGCCGGGTCTAACATGTCTTTCAGGGAAAAAGCATTCATTTCTATTATCTCGCCCCGGGGTATAGTACCTGCATCCATGGTTACCTATTTTGCAATACGAATGCAGAATTTAAATGTAATACCCGGTAATGATGGAGTGGATATGCTTGTAGGATTAGTATTTTTAACAGTTATTTTTTCAGTCGTTTGGCCCGGCTTGTTTGCTGGCAGAATTGCACGGAAAATCGGAGTAATACCTATGGAGATAATGATCATTGGAGGAGGAGGGGTGGGCAGGGAGCTCGCCCAGAGACTGGATAAACGCGGTGAGAACGTTGTTGTGATAGATACGGATGAAAAAAACTGCCAGAAGGTCATGGAATTAGGCATTAAGACCGTCCATGGTGACGGCAATGACATTAACATACTTGAAAAAGCGGGAATCAGACATGCTAAATACATAGTGGCAACCACAGACAAAGACAATGTTAACCTGCTTTCCTGCCAGCTCGCAAAAAGCAAGTTCGGATTTTCCGGTAATATGCTGGTTGCCAGGGTGAACGATCCCAATAACCTCCCTCTGTTCACTGAAATGGGTATAAGGGCTATGAGCCCGGTAAAATCCACGACAATTATTCTGGAGAACATGATTGGCCGGCATGATCTATTCACTATGTGCGAAGTAGGTCACCAGGGCGATATTATCGAAATCGAAATATCCAACCCAAAGGTGATCGGGAAAGCCATCAAAGACGTAAAGATACCAAGAGATAGTTTGATAGTGCTCGTACGGCGAGGTGACATCTCGATTATAGCTCACGGAGATACCATTCTTCATGAAGGTGACCACGTAACGATCATTGGGCAGGCTGGAGTAGCATCTGAGGCAGCCGGTTTATTATCGTAA
- a CDS encoding amidohydrolase family protein, whose product MIIDSHAHIFPDKIASKAVTGLEQQYGVNACGEATVSGIGASMQAGNIDASVILSVATIPAQVESINNWVAEVASTDSRFIGLGAMHPDYPDIEAEVQRMRDIGLKGIKLHSEFQHFLPDEERMFQIYESMGDDMVLVFHAGDEVIPVKEVHTTPIRLSNVLDSFPELKIIAAHLGGHRCWDDVECHLLGKNIYLDTAYVYPVPGHEHITLKRMQEMIEAHGFDKVMFGTDYPFRDQGQEVNNMKNLGFDEQQLEMILGTNAARLFNFEIS is encoded by the coding sequence ATGATAATAGACTCTCATGCGCACATATTTCCTGATAAGATCGCTTCAAAAGCAGTCACTGGTCTTGAGCAGCAATATGGTGTCAATGCCTGTGGTGAAGCTACCGTATCCGGTATAGGTGCCAGCATGCAGGCTGGCAACATTGATGCCTCGGTCATACTTTCGGTAGCTACCATACCTGCGCAGGTGGAGAGCATCAATAACTGGGTGGCAGAGGTCGCAAGTACCGATTCACGCTTCATAGGACTTGGGGCCATGCACCCGGATTATCCGGACATTGAGGCCGAGGTACAGCGTATGCGGGATATTGGTCTTAAGGGTATAAAACTGCATAGCGAGTTCCAGCATTTCCTTCCTGACGAGGAACGGATGTTTCAAATATATGAGTCAATGGGTGACGATATGGTACTGGTGTTCCATGCTGGCGACGAGGTCATACCTGTCAAAGAGGTACATACTACCCCTATTCGTTTATCCAATGTACTGGATTCCTTCCCTGAATTGAAGATCATAGCCGCCCACCTGGGCGGCCACCGGTGCTGGGATGATGTGGAGTGTCATTTGCTTGGCAAGAATATCTATCTTGACACTGCTTATGTATATCCCGTGCCCGGCCATGAACATATCACGTTGAAGCGCATGCAAGAGATGATAGAAGCCCACGGTTTTGATAAGGTGATGTTCGGTACCGATTATCCATTCAGGGACCAGGGACAGGAAGTCAATAATATGAAAAACCTTGGATTTGATGAACAACAGTTGGAAATGATACTGGGTACCAATGCAGCACGATTATTTAATTTTGAAATCAGTTAG
- a CDS encoding M42 family metallopeptidase, whose product MEQLDKMLRLFSNTHGVSGYESNVKQLLEEKLKPYSDEVRTDKLGNFIAIRKRSGPSVMIAAHMDEIGLMCKYVDEKGFVHFVKLGGWFDQTLHSQRVILHTEKGDIYGVIGAKPPHAMKEEDKKKPVNAEDMFIDIGAKNEKDAQDMGVIPGVTVTLDRQYTTLANNRVTGKCFDDRAGIVMMIEAMRLIHERNIDATVFAVGTVQEEVGLKGARTSAFGLNPDVSLVSEVTVAGDHPGIEKKHSTIELSKGPAITIIDAGGRGLIATENVVKWLRETAREFDIKVQLDVAEGGTTDATAIHLTKCGIPSSVISIPSRYIHSPVEVIDLEDLQKGAELLARAVETVGKYF is encoded by the coding sequence ATGGAACAACTGGATAAAATGCTAAGACTTTTTTCAAATACTCATGGAGTATCTGGCTATGAAAGTAATGTAAAACAGCTTCTTGAAGAAAAACTGAAACCCTATTCTGACGAGGTCAGGACAGACAAACTGGGCAACTTCATAGCCATTCGCAAGAGAAGCGGGCCTTCAGTCATGATAGCAGCACACATGGATGAGATAGGACTCATGTGCAAATATGTAGATGAAAAAGGATTTGTCCACTTTGTCAAACTGGGCGGCTGGTTTGACCAGACCCTGCACAGCCAGCGAGTAATACTCCACACTGAAAAAGGAGACATCTACGGTGTCATCGGTGCTAAACCTCCTCATGCAATGAAAGAAGAAGATAAGAAAAAACCCGTCAATGCCGAAGATATGTTCATTGATATTGGAGCAAAGAATGAAAAAGATGCCCAGGATATGGGTGTAATTCCAGGCGTCACCGTCACCCTGGACCGCCAATATACTACACTTGCCAATAACAGGGTCACAGGTAAATGTTTTGATGACAGGGCCGGAATCGTAATGATGATCGAGGCCATGCGACTTATCCACGAAAGAAATATTGACGCAACCGTGTTTGCAGTAGGCACGGTGCAGGAAGAAGTTGGCCTGAAAGGTGCCCGTACCAGTGCATTTGGCCTGAACCCCGATGTATCCCTTGTCTCAGAAGTTACTGTAGCTGGCGACCATCCTGGTATTGAAAAGAAACACAGTACCATAGAGCTCAGTAAAGGTCCGGCCATAACTATTATTGATGCAGGCGGAAGGGGTCTTATTGCTACTGAAAATGTTGTGAAATGGTTACGAGAGACAGCAAGAGAATTTGACATCAAGGTTCAGCTCGATGTAGCCGAAGGCGGCACTACAGATGCCACTGCCATTCACCTGACAAAGTGCGGTATACCATCATCTGTGATAAGCATCCCATCAAGGTACATCCACTCTCCCGTAGAGGTCATAGACCTTGAAGATTTACAAAAAGGTGCTGAACTCTTAGCACGAGCCGTGGAAACAGTAGGCAAATACTTTTAA